A stretch of Candidatus Purcelliella pentastirinorum DNA encodes these proteins:
- the tsaB gene encoding tRNA (adenosine(37)-N6)-threonylcarbamoyltransferase complex dimerization subunit type 1 TsaB, producing MNTILSIDTSFNICSISLLKNNNINTIYKKTKNNHAKFILFMINKILLKNNLKINKLNVIAINIGPGNFTSLRIGINVSQGLSLALGIPIVVMSSMLIIAEKVYKKYQKKKILVLIKAKIDKFYFASYVLDKYKKISLLGNEVIISFKELLNALSLYDNSWVAAGNGWKTFFTILKDFNLNKKINFKKINVYLPSSKNMIHIALNLFKLGKLLLPENIIPNYLFTNITYVK from the coding sequence ATGAATACTATTTTATCAATTGATACTTCTTTTAATATATGTTCGATTAGTCTTTTAAAAAATAATAATATTAATACTATATACAAAAAAACTAAAAATAACCATGCAAAATTTATTTTATTTATGATAAATAAAATTTTATTAAAAAATAATTTAAAAATAAATAAATTAAATGTTATTGCTATAAATATTGGTCCAGGTAATTTTACTAGTTTGCGTATTGGTATTAATGTTTCTCAGGGTTTAAGTTTAGCATTAGGTATTCCTATTGTTGTTATGTCATCTATGTTAATAATTGCGGAAAAAGTTTATAAAAAATATCAAAAAAAAAAAATACTTGTTTTAATTAAAGCGAAAATCGATAAATTTTATTTTGCTAGTTATGTATTAGATAAATATAAAAAAATAAGTTTATTAGGAAATGAAGTTATTATTTCTTTTAAAGAATTATTAAATGCATTAAGTTTGTATGATAATTCATGGGTTGCTGCAGGAAACGGGTGGAAAACATTTTTTACTATACTAAAAGATTTTAATTTAAATAAAAAGATTAATTTCAAAAAAATAAATGTTTATCTCCCTTCATCTAAAAATATGATTCATATTGCTTTAAATTTATTTAAATTAGGTAAATTACTTTTACCTGAAAATATTATTCCAAACTATCTTTTTACTAATATTACTTATGTTAAATAA
- the aspS gene encoding aspartate--tRNA ligase, with protein sequence MRTEYCGKLNLLHVNKLVTIYGWVNNFRNLGNLIFIDVRDNEGIIQVKFNIKEKKIFNIASKLRNEFCIKITGIIKLRDKKNQNKDKNTGKIELIPNKLIVINKSKPLPINISKENSEDLRLKYRYLDLRSEKMTRIIKIRSKIMYLIRKFMKKNNFLEIETPLLTKSTPEGARDYLIPSRIHKNKYYALPQSPQLFKQLFMISGLDKYYQIAKCFRDEDLRSDRQPEFTQIDIEASFITAKQIKKITEKMIKMLWKKIKNIKLKKFKKISYKKSLKLYGTSKPDLRIPIKIIDIKDIIEQSNLKKTQKNNRIAAISIPEGIKLTNKKINYYNSFLKKYNINKLFWIKIIKIEHQNNQIKTPLKNIISENILNNIINRTKAKNGDIIFFIDEKYDIATKALGKLRNKISKDLHLINQSLWKPIWITKFPLFKINSDYTISSMHHPFTAPLKNITIKKLKNKPNKIISNSYDMIINGYEIGGGSVRINNIKMQKTIFNILGINDKEQNEKFGFFLDALRYGTPTHAGIAFGLDRIVMLLGNTNNIRDTIAFPKTTKASCLLTGAPTNILNNNY encoded by the coding sequence ATGCGTACTGAATATTGTGGTAAATTGAATCTGTTACACGTAAATAAATTAGTAACTATTTATGGATGGGTTAATAATTTTAGAAATTTAGGTAATTTAATATTTATAGATGTTAGAGATAATGAAGGAATAATTCAAGTAAAATTTAATATTAAAGAAAAAAAAATATTTAATATAGCATCTAAATTAAGGAATGAATTTTGTATTAAAATAACAGGTATAATAAAATTAAGAGATAAAAAAAATCAAAATAAAGATAAAAATACTGGTAAAATAGAATTAATTCCTAATAAATTAATTGTAATAAATAAATCTAAACCATTGCCTATTAATATATCAAAAGAAAATAGTGAAGATTTAAGATTAAAATATCGTTATTTAGATTTAAGAAGTGAAAAAATGACAAGAATAATAAAAATACGTTCTAAAATTATGTATTTGATTAGAAAATTTATGAAAAAAAATAATTTTTTAGAAATAGAAACACCATTACTAACAAAATCAACTCCTGAAGGAGCTAGAGATTATTTAATACCTAGTCGTATACATAAAAATAAATATTATGCATTACCACAATCACCACAATTATTTAAACAGTTATTTATGATATCAGGATTAGATAAATATTATCAAATAGCTAAATGTTTTAGAGATGAAGATTTAAGATCTGATAGACAACCAGAATTTACTCAAATTGATATAGAAGCATCATTTATTACAGCAAAACAAATAAAAAAAATAACTGAAAAAATGATAAAAATGTTATGGAAAAAAATAAAAAATATAAAGCTAAAAAAATTTAAAAAAATTAGTTATAAAAAATCACTAAAATTATATGGAACATCTAAACCTGATTTAAGGATTCCAATAAAAATTATTGATATAAAAGATATTATTGAACAATCTAATCTAAAAAAAACCCAAAAAAATAATCGTATCGCAGCAATATCTATTCCTGAAGGAATAAAATTAACAAATAAAAAAATTAATTATTATAATTCATTTTTAAAAAAATATAACATTAATAAATTATTTTGGATTAAAATTATAAAAATAGAACATCAAAATAATCAAATAAAAACACCACTAAAAAATATTATTTCTGAAAATATTTTAAATAATATAATTAATAGAACTAAAGCAAAAAACGGAGATATAATATTTTTTATAGATGAAAAATATGATATTGCTACTAAAGCATTAGGTAAATTGCGTAACAAAATAAGTAAAGATTTACATTTAATAAATCAATCATTATGGAAACCTATTTGGATAACAAAATTTCCATTGTTTAAAATTAATTCAGATTATACTATTAGTAGTATGCATCATCCATTTACAGCTCCATTAAAAAATATAACAATTAAAAAATTAAAAAATAAACCAAATAAAATTATTTCTAATTCCTATGATATGATTATAAATGGATATGAAATTGGGGGAGGATCGGTAAGGATCAATAATATAAAAATGCAAAAAACAATATTTAATATTTTAGGAATTAACGATAAAGAACAAAATGAAAAATTTGGATTTTTTTTAGATGCTTTAAGATATGGAACTCCCACACATGCAGGAATTGCTTTCGGGTTAGATAGAATAGTAATGCTACTTGGCAATACCAATAATATACGTGATACAATAGCTTTTCCTAAAACGACCAAAGCTTCTTGTTTATTAACTGGAGCTCCAACTAATATATTAAACAATAATTATTAA